From Prosthecobacter sp., the proteins below share one genomic window:
- a CDS encoding bifunctional serine/threonine-protein kinase/formylglycine-generating enzyme family protein, with protein sequence MNADPTSCLTCGTPITAEVLGGKCPVCLKKVALAEPTLPGDSMPESRVTRRSAGWEPPTAEEVAALLPRGFYSVESFIGRGGMGAVYKGTQLSLKRPVAIKIMRQDRGADDEFKRRFEREARAMARLSHSNVVAFYDSGQMPGGLLYFVMEHVDGVSLADLIKAGAAGMDARLIGMQICDALAYAHGEGVVHRDIKPANVLMGAKGRVKVADFGLARLMDSDLDVSALTVSGRVMGTLGYMAPEQLRGAEVDHRADLFALGAIFYEMLCGDRAEGIFDPPSKRTGCDPRWDEIVSRAMQPDPAARFASAAEVRAALEALATPFIDAEQLARRGRRIRALSIAALIAAGGWLAWGEWAPVSASGRFFAAAPPPLETGAATPAEATKALPFLNSIDMKFAPVPITGGPTNGKRVLFSIWETRVVDFDRFREQQPKHAREPTSFRQEIVHPAIVKDWNAMQDFCAWLTEQDRKAGKIGVRDRYRLPTDHEWSCAVDLGRREHAAKAPLEKHGLLVEVYPWGDAWPDQALPGNYAGTEMRQPIENGTYRHLRSVLPNHSDSGIGTYSVGNYPANEFGLYDLGGNVWEWCDDWLDPQKTRRVLRGGSWTTGERTQVLANYRHSVEPSSGFTDYGFRCVLELAE encoded by the coding sequence ATGAATGCCGACCCCACCTCCTGCCTAACTTGCGGTACGCCGATCACGGCGGAGGTGCTGGGCGGCAAGTGTCCGGTGTGCTTGAAGAAAGTGGCGCTCGCGGAGCCGACGCTGCCGGGTGATTCAATGCCGGAATCCCGCGTGACACGTCGGAGTGCGGGCTGGGAGCCGCCCACGGCGGAGGAAGTGGCGGCGCTGCTGCCGCGCGGGTTTTACAGCGTGGAGAGCTTCATCGGTCGTGGTGGCATGGGCGCGGTTTACAAAGGCACGCAGCTCTCATTGAAACGTCCGGTGGCGATCAAGATCATGCGCCAGGACAGAGGCGCGGACGATGAATTCAAGAGGCGCTTCGAGCGGGAGGCGCGGGCGATGGCGAGGCTGAGTCATTCGAATGTCGTGGCCTTTTATGATTCGGGGCAGATGCCTGGCGGCTTGCTTTACTTTGTGATGGAGCATGTGGACGGCGTGAGTCTGGCGGACTTGATCAAGGCGGGGGCCGCAGGCATGGATGCGCGGCTCATCGGCATGCAGATCTGTGATGCGCTGGCTTATGCGCATGGCGAGGGCGTGGTGCATCGGGACATCAAGCCGGCCAATGTGCTGATGGGTGCAAAAGGGCGCGTGAAGGTGGCGGACTTCGGGCTGGCGCGGCTGATGGATTCTGATCTGGATGTGAGCGCATTGACCGTCTCTGGCAGGGTCATGGGCACGCTGGGCTACATGGCGCCGGAGCAGTTGCGTGGTGCCGAGGTGGATCATCGCGCCGATCTTTTTGCCCTCGGCGCGATCTTTTATGAGATGCTCTGCGGCGACCGTGCGGAAGGTATCTTTGATCCACCGTCGAAGCGTACCGGCTGTGATCCGCGCTGGGATGAGATCGTGAGCCGTGCGATGCAGCCTGATCCGGCGGCGCGTTTCGCGAGTGCGGCGGAGGTCCGCGCGGCTCTCGAAGCGCTCGCGACTCCGTTCATTGATGCGGAACAGTTGGCCCGCCGGGGGAGGCGCATTCGTGCCTTATCCATCGCGGCTCTGATTGCGGCGGGTGGATGGCTGGCATGGGGCGAATGGGCACCCGTTTCCGCATCGGGAAGATTTTTCGCCGCTGCGCCGCCTCCCTTGGAAACAGGTGCCGCCACTCCCGCTGAAGCTACGAAGGCTCTCCCTTTCCTGAACAGCATCGACATGAAGTTCGCGCCCGTGCCGATCACGGGAGGGCCGACGAACGGGAAGCGCGTGCTCTTCAGCATTTGGGAGACGCGCGTGGTGGATTTCGACCGCTTTCGGGAGCAACAGCCGAAGCACGCGCGGGAGCCCACTTCCTTCAGGCAGGAGATCGTCCACCCGGCCATCGTGAAGGACTGGAATGCGATGCAGGACTTCTGCGCGTGGCTGACGGAACAGGATCGCAAGGCGGGCAAGATTGGGGTGCGGGATCGCTACCGCCTGCCGACCGATCACGAGTGGAGCTGCGCTGTCGATCTTGGACGGCGCGAGCATGCTGCGAAGGCACCTTTGGAGAAACATGGCCTGCTGGTGGAGGTCTATCCGTGGGGTGATGCCTGGCCGGATCAAGCGCTGCCCGGAAACTATGCCGGGACGGAGATGCGCCAGCCGATCGAGAACGGCACCTACCGTCACCTGCGGAGCGTGCTGCCAAATCACAGCGATTCCGGCATAGGTACCTATTCCGTGGGCAATTATCCGGCCAATGAGTTCGGACTTTATGACCTCGGCGGCAATGTGTGGGAGTGGTGCGACGACTGGCTCGACCCGCAGAAAACTAGGCGCGTGCTGCGCGGCGGTTCGTGGACCACGGGTGAGCGGACCCAGGTGCTCGCGAACTACCGCCATTCCGTCGAACCCAGCTCCGGCTTCACCGATTACGGTTTTCGCTGCGTGCTTGAGCTGGCGGAATAG
- a CDS encoding sigma-70 family RNA polymerase sigma factor, translating to MAAAGSFASHPSRARFDTTRWSLVAMAGGDQSQEVREALNELCRAYWRPIYAEIRRRGHQAVDAQDLTQEFFARLLRHEAFGRADREKGRFRTFLLGALDFFLIDHLRSRQALKRGGGEIMLPFVAQEGENWFREQPAYGSTPAEAFDQQWAVVLMDCALEALRDEYRVTGRGEVFTAVEPFLTADSGADGYEDVCDQIGLNSQAFAVAVHRVRRRFRACVREQVEMTVLDPAEAAAEMKHLFGI from the coding sequence ATGGCAGCGGCAGGCAGTTTTGCATCGCATCCCTCGCGTGCGCGGTTTGACACCACGCGCTGGAGTCTGGTCGCGATGGCGGGCGGGGATCAGTCGCAGGAGGTGAGAGAGGCGCTCAATGAACTGTGTCGCGCGTACTGGCGACCGATCTATGCGGAGATTCGCCGACGCGGGCATCAGGCTGTGGATGCGCAGGATCTGACGCAGGAGTTTTTTGCCCGGCTGCTGCGTCATGAGGCTTTTGGCCGGGCGGATCGCGAAAAAGGGCGCTTCCGCACCTTTTTGCTCGGTGCGCTGGATTTCTTTCTCATCGATCATTTGAGAAGCAGGCAGGCGCTGAAGCGCGGTGGCGGTGAGATCATGCTGCCGTTCGTCGCGCAGGAAGGGGAGAACTGGTTTCGCGAGCAGCCTGCGTATGGCAGCACGCCTGCGGAGGCCTTTGATCAACAATGGGCCGTGGTGCTGATGGATTGCGCGCTGGAGGCGCTGCGGGATGAGTATCGGGTCACGGGGCGCGGCGAGGTGTTCACGGCGGTGGAGCCGTTTCTGACCGCAGACTCAGGCGCGGACGGCTACGAGGATGTCTGTGATCAGATCGGCCTGAACTCCCAGGCTTTCGCCGTCGCCGTGCATCGGGTGCGGCGGCGTTTTCGGGCTTGTGTGCGCGAGCAGGTCGAGATGACGGTTCTCGATCCCGCTGAGGCGGCGGCGGAGATGAAGCATTTGTTCGGGATTTGA
- a CDS encoding histidinol-phosphatase HisJ family protein, with the protein MLRNAMLTDYHTHTPLCLHAEGNPVDYARHARKIGLAEIGLSDHNPMPEHFDDWRMPLSDLPRYFELVNEAREALPDFPIRLALECDHLEGREKWIDETAGMADWDYLIGSVHYIHDGIAVDDPKHVSRWKTANDIEHMWGMYWKLYEQMIRTRQFDFFAHPDLAKRFALRPEGDLRPYYAPVIQALLDTSGVLEVSTAGLRKDVREIYPAREMLEMAFSAQVPIVINSDAHVPTDVGVDFDKALELVRSVGYTTTVRFENRQRKVVPLPEKWPLA; encoded by the coding sequence ATGCTTCGGAACGCCATGCTCACCGATTACCACACGCACACCCCGCTCTGCCTGCACGCGGAGGGGAATCCGGTCGATTATGCGCGGCATGCGCGGAAGATCGGCCTCGCGGAGATCGGGCTGTCGGACCACAACCCGATGCCGGAGCACTTTGACGACTGGCGCATGCCGCTCTCGGACCTGCCACGCTACTTTGAACTGGTGAACGAAGCCCGCGAAGCACTGCCGGACTTCCCCATCCGCCTAGCGCTCGAATGCGACCATCTCGAAGGCCGGGAGAAGTGGATCGATGAGACGGCGGGCATGGCGGACTGGGATTACCTCATCGGCAGTGTGCATTACATCCATGACGGCATCGCGGTGGATGATCCGAAGCATGTGTCACGCTGGAAGACCGCCAACGACATCGAGCACATGTGGGGCATGTACTGGAAGCTCTACGAGCAGATGATCCGCACGCGGCAGTTCGATTTCTTCGCGCATCCCGATCTGGCGAAACGTTTCGCTCTCCGACCGGAGGGCGACTTGCGGCCCTACTACGCGCCAGTGATCCAAGCACTCCTCGATACGAGCGGCGTTCTTGAAGTCAGCACCGCCGGCCTGCGCAAGGATGTGCGGGAGATTTATCCGGCGCGCGAGATGCTGGAGATGGCCTTCAGTGCGCAGGTTCCCATCGTCATCAATTCAGACGCCCATGTTCCCACGGATGTCGGTGTGGACTTTGACAAGGCGCTCGAACTCGTCCGCAGCGTTGGTTACACAACGACGGTGCGATTTGAGAACCGTCAGCGCAAAGTCGTGCCATTGCCGGAAAAGTGGCCTCTGGCGTGA